The Metallibacterium scheffleri region GCATCCAGCGCAGCATCCAGCGCATCCGGGTCGATGGCCTTGCCGTCGATGCCGAGGATGATGTCACCGGCGCGGATGCCGGCTTTCTGCGCGGGCGTGCCGTCGATCGGCGCGATGATGCGCAGCGTGCCCTTGACCTCGGCGACCTCGATGCCCAGCCCGGCGTATTCACCGCTGGTGTCCTCGTCGAACTGGCGCAGCGCCCTGGCGTCAAGGAATTCGCTGTGCGGATCCAGCCCGGACAGCATGCCGCGCAGCGCCGACTGCATCAGCGCGTGATCGCTCACCGGCTCGACGTAAGCCTGTTTGATGATCTCGAAGGTGCGCGTGAAGATGGCGATGTCCTTGAGATCCGGTCCGGCATGCGCGCTCGGCAGCGAACTCGCGACAGCCGGCGCGACACTGCCCGCAAGCGCAGGCACGGCGGCTCCGGCCGTGGCGCAAACGCCGGACAGCATGCAGGCAAAAACGATCGGCAGGCGACGCATCGCGGACTCCGGCAACTGCCGGCATTATGCCCGTGCCGTGGCCGCGCGCCGCGGCGCGCGGTTCGCCCTGCCGCGTTCGGGTGCTCAATGCAGCGCACCCAGCCCGAGCAATGCGTTGAAGCACATGTGCGCCACGATGCCCGGCCACAACGAACCGGAGCGCAGACGCAGCCACGCGGCCAGGCCACCCAGCGCGGCGATCGGCAGCAGGCCCCAGAAGTAACCGGCTTGCTCGGGCACATGCAGCACGGTGAACAGCGCGGTGCTGGCCACGCCCGCGCCCAGCGGACCCAGCGCCGGCGCCAGCGCACCCAGCAGCGCACCGCGGAAAATGCCCTCTTCGAACAACGGTGCCAGCAACACGCTGATCAGCGTGCTCGCCAGCGGCAGCGCCGGCAGCGCGATCAGCAGGCTGGCCAGATGCGGCGCGCCATGTCGCGGCAGCAGCCAGGCCAGCGCGACCGCGGCCAGCGCCAGCATCAGGCCACTGCCCTCGCCGGCCAGCATCCAGGCGCGTGTGCTGCCGCCGAAACCGAAACCGCACGCGCTGCCCGCCCGCCACCGCGCGCCGACCCGCGCGCGCAGCCAGCGAAACGTCAGCAGGCCGGCGCCGAGTTGGGTCAGCAGCAAC contains the following coding sequences:
- a CDS encoding CPBP family intramembrane glutamic endopeptidase, which produces MASTTPATLANTPPAPCADAIDWRLVLGAPGLYLLLLVGMAQGLALLGSAAFAPPDAGAQYVYGSLALLLTQLGAGLLTFRWLRARVGARWRAGSACGFGFGGSTRAWMLAGEGSGLMLALAAVALAWLLPRHGAPHLASLLIALPALPLASTLISVLLAPLFEEGIFRGALLGALAPALGPLGAGVASTALFTVLHVPEQAGYFWGLLPIAALGGLAAWLRLRSGSLWPGIVAHMCFNALLGLGALH